From the Rhodanobacter soli genome, one window contains:
- a CDS encoding carbohydrate kinase family protein: MSAVICGSLAYDTIMVFQDQFKNHILPDQMHILNVSFLVPRMRREFGGCAGNIAYNLKLLGGDPLPVAAVGQDFGPYRKHMEQCGIRLDCVREFDDQFTPQCFITTDLDNNQITAFHPGAMSSAQENHVRDIPEIDFAIVAPDGREAMLQHVEEFATRGVPFIFDPGQAMPLFSGDEFRSMIGKSTYVIVNDYESQLLQARTGWSAAEIAGRVTAYIVTQGPRGSLIHVGSDTHDIPPARERQIVDPTGCGDAYRAGLIFGIMRKKDWPTIGRMASLMGALKVEHPGTQNQRFSYAEFAAEFLDQFGYALD, from the coding sequence ATGTCTGCCGTCATCTGCGGATCGCTGGCCTACGACACCATCATGGTGTTCCAGGACCAGTTCAAGAACCACATCCTGCCCGACCAGATGCACATCTTGAACGTGTCGTTCCTGGTGCCGCGGATGCGCCGCGAGTTCGGCGGCTGCGCCGGCAACATCGCCTACAACCTCAAGCTGCTCGGCGGCGACCCGCTGCCGGTGGCAGCCGTGGGCCAGGATTTCGGGCCGTACCGCAAGCACATGGAACAGTGCGGCATCCGGCTCGACTGCGTGCGCGAATTCGACGACCAGTTCACCCCGCAGTGCTTCATCACCACCGACCTGGACAACAACCAGATCACCGCCTTCCACCCCGGCGCGATGTCCAGCGCGCAGGAAAACCACGTGCGCGATATCCCCGAGATCGACTTCGCGATCGTCGCACCCGACGGCCGCGAGGCGATGCTGCAGCACGTCGAGGAGTTCGCCACGCGCGGCGTGCCGTTCATCTTCGACCCGGGCCAGGCGATGCCGCTGTTCAGCGGCGACGAGTTCCGCTCGATGATCGGCAAGTCGACCTACGTGATCGTCAACGACTACGAGTCGCAGCTGCTGCAGGCCCGCACCGGCTGGAGTGCCGCCGAGATCGCCGGAAGGGTGACCGCGTACATCGTGACCCAGGGCCCGCGCGGTTCGCTCATCCACGTCGGCAGCGATACCCACGACATCCCGCCGGCGCGCGAGCGCCAGATCGTGGATCCGACCGGTTGCGGCGACGCTTACCGGGCCGGCTTGATCTTCGGCATCATGCGCAAGAAGGACTGGCCCACGATCGGTCGCATGGCTTCACTGATGGGCGCGCTGAAGGTGGAGCATCCCGGCACGCAGAACCAGCGCTTCAGTTACGCCGAATTCGCCGCGGAGTTCCTCGACCAGTTCGGTTACGCGCTGGACTGA
- a CDS encoding rod shape-determining protein, which translates to MFKKFRGIFSNDISIDLGTANTLIYVRGQGIVLNEPSVVAIRQDRGPGGPRTIAAVGGDAKRMLGRTPGNIATVRPMKDGVIADFTMTEAMLQHFIKQVHKSRFLRPSPRVLVCVPCGSTQVERRAIKESAEGAGARDVFLIEEPMAAAIGAGIPVHEARGAMVLDIGGGTSEVAVISLNGIVYSQSVRVGGDRFDEAIINYVRRNHGTLIGESTAERIKLQIGCAFPQSEVKEIEISGRNLAEGVPRMFTINSNEILEALHEPLAGIVAAVKSALEQTPPELCSDVAERGIVLTGGGALLRDLDRLISEETGLHVQVADDPLTCVARGGGKALELIDQHGSDFFAPE; encoded by the coding sequence ATGTTCAAGAAGTTTCGCGGGATCTTCTCCAACGACATCTCCATCGACCTCGGCACGGCCAACACGCTGATCTATGTGCGTGGTCAGGGCATCGTGTTGAACGAACCCTCGGTGGTGGCGATTCGCCAGGACCGTGGCCCCGGCGGCCCGCGCACGATCGCGGCGGTCGGCGGCGACGCCAAGCGCATGCTCGGCCGCACGCCGGGCAACATCGCCACCGTGCGGCCGATGAAGGACGGCGTGATCGCCGACTTCACCATGACCGAGGCGATGCTGCAGCACTTCATCAAGCAGGTGCACAAGTCGCGCTTCCTGCGCCCGAGTCCGCGCGTGCTGGTGTGCGTGCCGTGCGGTTCGACCCAGGTCGAGCGCCGCGCGATCAAGGAATCGGCCGAAGGCGCCGGCGCACGCGACGTGTTCCTGATCGAGGAACCGATGGCCGCGGCGATCGGCGCCGGCATCCCGGTGCACGAGGCGCGCGGCGCGATGGTGCTGGACATCGGCGGCGGCACGTCGGAAGTGGCGGTGATCTCGCTCAACGGCATCGTCTACTCGCAGTCGGTGCGCGTCGGCGGCGACCGCTTCGACGAGGCGATCATCAACTACGTGCGGCGCAACCACGGCACCCTGATCGGCGAATCCACCGCCGAGCGGATCAAGCTGCAGATCGGTTGCGCGTTCCCGCAGAGCGAGGTCAAGGAGATCGAGATCTCCGGGCGCAACCTGGCCGAGGGGGTGCCGCGCATGTTCACGATCAACTCCAACGAGATCCTCGAGGCGCTGCACGAGCCGCTCGCCGGCATCGTGGCAGCGGTCAAGTCGGCGCTGGAACAGACTCCGCCGGAACTGTGTTCCGACGTTGCCGAGCGCGGCATCGTGCTCACCGGCGGCGGCGCATTGCTGCGCGACCTGGACCGCCTGATCTCCGAGGAGACTGGCCTGCACGTGCAGGTGGCGGACGACCCGCTCACCTGCGTGGCGCGTGGCGGCGGCAAGGCGCTGGAGCTGATCGATCAGCACGGCAGCGACTTCTTCGCACCCGAATAA
- a CDS encoding DUF192 domain-containing protein → MKRWIASMLFLLAGCSGSTPAQSAKPAVELHGQRFSVELATDDASRQHGLMMRTALAPDHGMLFVFPYIGPQAFWMKNTLIPLDILYFDANRRLVSMQLDVPPCKADPCPTYPSDAPAIYVLELSAGTAQRIGAKPGDTLKIDGDVGPVR, encoded by the coding sequence ATGAAACGATGGATTGCCTCGATGTTGTTCCTGCTGGCCGGTTGTTCCGGCAGCACTCCAGCACAGTCCGCAAAGCCGGCGGTCGAATTGCATGGACAGCGTTTCTCGGTGGAGCTCGCCACCGACGACGCCAGCCGGCAACATGGCCTGATGATGCGCACCGCGCTGGCGCCCGACCACGGCATGCTGTTCGTGTTTCCCTACATCGGGCCGCAGGCGTTCTGGATGAAGAACACGCTGATCCCGCTGGACATCCTGTATTTCGATGCGAATCGCCGACTGGTCTCGATGCAGCTGGATGTGCCGCCATGCAAGGCCGATCCCTGCCCGACCTATCCCAGCGACGCACCGGCGATCTACGTGCTGGAGCTGTCTGCCGGCACGGCGCAGCGCATCGGAGCGAAGCCGGGAGACACGTTGAAGATCGACGGCGACGTCGGGCCGGTGCGCTGA
- the mreC gene encoding rod shape-determining protein MreC: MARTRDESSPLFAGNAAGTLRLIVYLALAVVLMVLDHRNSWLWRLRYTAAAVVEPVYRLAGLPAAGVRTMSVAFADRQRLTEQNQRLREDLLLANAKLNRMAAVAEQNQRLKELLDTQHSLELNVQLARVIGVDLGAYRYEMTLNMGARDGVRPGQPVIDAHGVMGQVKEVLPTTSVVMLITDPAHAIPVVIERTGLRTVAYGSRDGDQLALPNIPLAADVRAGDKLLTSGLGGRFPPGFPVGEVRSVAPAATGMFLVAMAQPSADLDRSEDVLLLHDQAEPDGPPAPVTPMGPPADLAPTGAASAAPPATGGALR, from the coding sequence ATGGCGCGCACGCGCGACGAATCTTCGCCTCTGTTCGCCGGCAATGCCGCCGGCACGCTGAGGTTGATCGTCTACCTTGCACTGGCCGTGGTGCTGATGGTGCTCGACCATCGCAACAGCTGGCTATGGCGTCTGCGCTACACGGCGGCGGCCGTGGTCGAGCCGGTGTACCGGCTGGCCGGGCTGCCGGCGGCGGGCGTGCGCACCATGAGCGTGGCCTTTGCCGACCGCCAGCGGCTGACCGAGCAGAACCAGCGCCTGCGCGAGGACCTGCTGCTGGCCAACGCCAAGTTGAACCGGATGGCGGCTGTCGCCGAACAGAACCAGCGTCTGAAGGAATTGCTCGACACCCAGCACAGCCTCGAGCTGAACGTGCAACTCGCCCGCGTGATCGGCGTGGACCTGGGTGCCTACCGTTACGAGATGACCCTGAACATGGGTGCGCGCGATGGGGTCAGGCCGGGCCAGCCGGTGATCGACGCGCATGGCGTGATGGGTCAGGTGAAAGAGGTGCTGCCGACCACCTCGGTGGTGATGCTGATCACCGATCCGGCGCATGCGATCCCGGTGGTGATCGAGCGTACCGGCCTGCGCACCGTGGCTTATGGTTCGCGCGACGGCGACCAGCTCGCCCTTCCGAACATTCCGCTCGCAGCCGACGTGCGTGCGGGCGACAAGCTGCTCACCTCGGGCCTCGGCGGACGCTTCCCGCCGGGCTTTCCGGTTGGCGAGGTGCGCTCGGTGGCGCCGGCGGCGACCGGCATGTTCCTGGTGGCGATGGCGCAGCCGTCGGCCGACCTCGACCGCAGCGAGGACGTGCTCCTGCTGCACGACCAGGCCGAGCCGGACGGCCCGCCCGCACCGGTGACGCCGATGGGGCCGCCGGCCGATCTGGCGCCGACGGGCGCCGCCTCGGCCGCCCCGCCGGCCACCGGCGGAGCGCTGCGATGA
- a CDS encoding rubredoxin gives MSQSSTETALRKWMCVVCGYIYDEAVGVPDEGIPAGTRWEDVPDTWTCPDCGTTKDDFEMIELD, from the coding sequence ATGAGCCAGAGTTCCACCGAAACCGCCTTGCGCAAATGGATGTGCGTCGTCTGCGGCTACATTTATGACGAAGCCGTGGGCGTGCCCGACGAAGGGATTCCCGCCGGTACTCGCTGGGAAGACGTGCCCGACACCTGGACTTGTCCGGATTGCGGCACCACCAAGGACGATTTCGAGATGATCGAACTCGACTGA
- a CDS encoding lactoylglutathione lyase, with the protein MKYLHTMVRVRDLDASLRFYCEGLGLHEVRRKEVPEGKYTLVFLSAPDSPEAELELTWNWDSQEDYGSARNFGHLAFRVEDIYVTCARLQAMGCTIHRPPRDGHMAFVRSPDLISIELLQEGHLPPREPWASMPNTGSW; encoded by the coding sequence ATGAAATATCTTCACACCATGGTGCGCGTGCGCGATCTCGACGCTTCGCTGCGTTTCTACTGCGAAGGCCTCGGCCTGCACGAGGTGCGCCGCAAGGAAGTGCCCGAAGGCAAGTACACGCTGGTGTTCCTGTCTGCGCCGGACAGCCCCGAGGCCGAGCTCGAGCTGACCTGGAACTGGGACTCGCAGGAGGACTACGGCTCGGCGCGCAACTTCGGCCATCTGGCGTTCCGCGTCGAGGACATCTATGTCACCTGCGCGCGCCTGCAGGCGATGGGCTGCACCATCCACCGCCCGCCGCGCGACGGCCACATGGCCTTCGTGCGCTCGCCCGACCTGATCTCGATCGAGCTGCTGCAGGAAGGCCATCTGCCGCCGCGCGAGCCGTGGGCGTCGATGCCGAATACCGGCAGCTGGTGA
- the hemL gene encoding glutamate-1-semialdehyde 2,1-aminomutase: protein MTNHELFQRALPLMPGGVNSPVRAFKSVGGEPFFTARADAAYLWDVEGTRYIDYVGSWGPMIVGHNHPAVREAVERAVQHGLSFGTPCPAEVTMAETITRLIPSVEMVRMVNSGTEATMSAIRLARGATGRAKLVKFEGCYHGHGDSFLVKAGSGALTFGVPTSPGVPKANADLTLTLPYNDLDAAKALFAEQGNEIAGLIIEPVAGNMNCIPPVDGYLQGLRELCTQHGVLLIFDEVMTGFRVALGGAQAHYGVTPDLTTFGKIIGGGMPVGAYGGRRELMEQIAPAGPIYQAGTLSGNPVAMAAGLAMLELIQAPGFHDKLAARTRVLCDGLQSVADGEGIAFSTNRVGGMFGLFFSAEKVQSYAQATAADVALFNRFFHGMLKRGVYLAPSAFEAGFMSSAHTDQDIADTLEAARGALRDAKG from the coding sequence ATGACCAACCACGAACTCTTCCAGCGCGCCTTGCCACTGATGCCCGGCGGCGTGAACTCGCCGGTGCGCGCGTTCAAGTCGGTCGGCGGCGAGCCGTTCTTCACCGCGCGGGCGGACGCCGCGTACTTGTGGGACGTCGAAGGCACGCGCTACATCGACTACGTCGGCTCGTGGGGGCCGATGATCGTCGGCCACAATCATCCCGCCGTGCGCGAGGCGGTCGAACGCGCGGTGCAGCATGGCCTGTCGTTCGGCACACCCTGCCCGGCCGAAGTGACCATGGCCGAGACGATCACCCGGCTGATTCCCTCGGTCGAGATGGTGCGCATGGTCAACTCCGGCACCGAGGCGACGATGTCGGCGATCCGCCTCGCCCGCGGCGCCACCGGCCGGGCGAAGCTCGTGAAATTCGAGGGCTGCTACCACGGCCACGGCGACAGCTTCCTGGTCAAGGCCGGCTCCGGCGCGCTGACCTTCGGCGTACCGACCTCGCCGGGCGTGCCGAAGGCGAATGCCGACCTCACCCTGACCCTGCCGTACAACGACCTCGATGCCGCGAAGGCATTGTTCGCCGAGCAGGGCAACGAGATCGCCGGCCTGATCATCGAGCCGGTCGCCGGCAACATGAACTGCATCCCGCCGGTGGACGGCTATCTGCAAGGCCTGCGCGAACTGTGTACGCAGCATGGCGTGCTGCTGATCTTCGACGAGGTGATGACCGGTTTCCGCGTGGCGCTCGGCGGCGCGCAAGCGCATTACGGCGTGACGCCGGACCTCACCACGTTCGGCAAGATCATCGGCGGCGGCATGCCGGTGGGCGCTTATGGCGGCCGCCGCGAGCTGATGGAGCAGATCGCCCCCGCCGGGCCGATCTACCAGGCCGGCACGCTGAGCGGCAATCCGGTGGCGATGGCGGCGGGCCTGGCGATGCTGGAGCTGATCCAGGCACCCGGCTTCCACGACAAGCTGGCCGCCCGCACGCGCGTGCTCTGCGACGGCCTGCAGTCCGTCGCCGACGGCGAAGGCATCGCGTTCAGCACCAACCGCGTGGGCGGCATGTTCGGCCTGTTCTTCAGCGCCGAAAAAGTGCAGAGCTACGCGCAGGCGACGGCGGCGGACGTGGCGCTGTTCAACCGCTTCTTCCACGGCATGCTGAAGCGCGGCGTGTACCTGGCGCCATCGGCGTTCGAAGCCGGCTTCATGTCCAGTGCGCATACCGACCAGGACATCGCCGACACGCTGGAAGCCGCGCGCGGCGCCCTGCGCGACGCAAAAGGCTGA
- a CDS encoding acetylornithine/succinylornithine family transaminase, with translation MHEQPSALIELGKRYWLPVYKPRELVLDHGKGARVWDTDGRDYVDFGAGIAVNALGHQDPDLLAALVAQAQKLWHSSNVFYTEPPLRLAEELVHASHFAERVFLCNSGAEANEAAIKLVRKWATSKGRAPEQRGILTFRGSFHGRTLATVTATAQPKYQAGYEPLPAGFGYADFNDVAALEAAFATGDVAAVMLEPVQGEGGVLPAAPGFLKRIRELCDQHDALLVLDEIQCGMGRTGTLFAHAHDDVTPDIVTLAKALGCGFPIGAMLAGPKVAEVMQYGAHGTTFGGNPMAAAVARVALAKLASPAVLMNVERQANDLRAGLARINRELPVFAEVRGRGLMIGAVLADAYKGEAGAILDCAAAHGLLLLQAGPDVLRFVPPLTISDEEMAEGLTRLHAALNDFAAG, from the coding sequence ATGCACGAACAACCCTCTGCCCTGATCGAACTCGGCAAGCGCTACTGGCTGCCGGTATACAAGCCGCGCGAGCTGGTGCTCGACCACGGCAAGGGTGCACGGGTGTGGGATACCGACGGCCGCGACTATGTGGATTTCGGCGCCGGCATCGCGGTGAACGCGCTCGGCCACCAGGACCCGGATCTGCTCGCCGCGCTGGTCGCGCAGGCGCAGAAACTCTGGCACAGCAGCAACGTGTTCTACACCGAACCGCCGCTGCGGTTGGCCGAGGAGCTGGTGCACGCCTCGCATTTCGCCGAGCGCGTGTTCCTGTGCAACTCCGGCGCCGAGGCGAACGAGGCGGCGATCAAGCTGGTGCGCAAGTGGGCGACATCGAAGGGGCGTGCGCCGGAGCAGCGCGGCATCCTCACGTTCAGGGGATCGTTCCACGGCCGCACGCTGGCCACGGTCACCGCTACCGCGCAGCCGAAATACCAGGCGGGCTACGAGCCGTTGCCCGCAGGTTTCGGCTACGCGGATTTCAACGATGTCGCCGCACTGGAGGCGGCGTTCGCCACGGGCGACGTCGCCGCCGTGATGCTGGAGCCGGTGCAGGGCGAAGGCGGCGTGCTGCCGGCCGCGCCGGGTTTCCTCAAGCGCATCCGCGAACTATGCGACCAGCATGACGCGCTGCTGGTGCTGGATGAGATCCAGTGCGGCATGGGCCGCACCGGGACGCTGTTCGCGCACGCGCACGACGACGTCACGCCGGACATCGTGACCCTGGCCAAGGCGCTCGGCTGCGGCTTTCCGATCGGTGCGATGCTGGCCGGCCCGAAGGTGGCCGAGGTGATGCAATACGGTGCGCACGGCACCACCTTCGGCGGCAACCCGATGGCGGCAGCGGTGGCCCGTGTCGCGCTGGCCAAGCTGGCCTCGCCGGCGGTGCTGATGAACGTGGAGCGGCAGGCGAACGACCTGCGCGCCGGGCTGGCCCGGATCAATCGCGAGTTGCCGGTATTCGCCGAGGTGCGCGGTCGCGGCCTGATGATCGGCGCGGTGCTGGCCGATGCCTACAAGGGCGAGGCAGGAGCGATCCTCGACTGTGCCGCCGCGCATGGCCTGCTGCTATTGCAGGCCGGGCCTGACGTGCTGCGCTTCGTGCCGCCGCTGACGATCAGTGACGAAGAGATGGCGGAAGGCCTCACGCGCCTGCACGCGGCCTTGAACGACTTTGCGGCAGGCTGA
- the glpK gene encoding glycerol kinase GlpK, translating into MAHRYVLAIDQGTTSSRAMLFDRAGAVAGSAQREFRQIFPQPGWVEHDPQEILAGVLATIAEVLTSVQVDAGELAGIGITNQRETTVVWDRYTGQPVYNAIVWQSRQSLAICERLEVDGYAPLVREKTGLLIDAYFSGSKIRWILDHVDGARARAERGDLLFGTIDSWLIWNLSGGKLHVTDVSNAARTLLLDIHKRQWDDELLRMLGIPRSMLPQVRSCSEVYGHTVALPGLPAGLPISGVAGDQQAALFGQACFEPGMAKNTYGTGCFMLMHTGTQAVPSRHGLLTTIAWELDGAVEYALEGSIFVAGSAVQWLRDGLLMLQHASDSQACAESVDSSEGVYLVPAFVGLGAPYWRSDVRGAMFGLSRGTRKEHVVRAALESMAYQSRDVLAAMEADAGIPLKELRADGGAIANDFMAQFQSDMLGVPVLRPRVAETTALGAAYLAGLAVGFWESREQLAALWQVDRRFQPVMEESRRERLYRGWQDAVNATIGFRVD; encoded by the coding sequence GTGGCGCACCGTTACGTATTGGCGATAGATCAGGGCACGACCAGCTCGCGCGCGATGCTGTTCGATCGAGCCGGTGCTGTGGCCGGCTCGGCGCAACGCGAGTTCCGCCAGATTTTTCCGCAGCCGGGTTGGGTGGAGCACGATCCGCAGGAGATCCTGGCCGGCGTGCTGGCGACGATCGCCGAGGTGCTGACCTCGGTACAAGTCGATGCCGGCGAATTGGCCGGCATCGGCATCACCAACCAGCGCGAAACCACCGTGGTGTGGGATCGGTACACTGGCCAGCCGGTCTACAACGCCATCGTCTGGCAGTCGCGGCAGAGCCTGGCGATCTGCGAGAGGCTGGAGGTAGACGGCTATGCCCCGCTGGTGCGCGAAAAGACCGGGCTGCTGATCGACGCGTACTTTTCCGGCAGCAAGATCCGCTGGATCCTCGATCATGTCGACGGCGCCCGCGCCCGTGCGGAGCGTGGCGACCTGCTGTTCGGCACGATCGACAGCTGGCTGATCTGGAATCTCAGCGGCGGCAAGCTGCACGTCACCGACGTCAGCAATGCGGCGCGTACGCTGTTGCTCGACATCCACAAGCGACAGTGGGATGACGAACTGCTGCGCATGCTGGGTATCCCGCGCAGCATGTTGCCGCAGGTGCGTTCGTGCAGCGAGGTATACGGCCATACCGTGGCATTGCCTGGCTTGCCGGCCGGATTGCCGATCAGCGGCGTGGCCGGCGACCAGCAAGCGGCACTCTTCGGTCAGGCGTGTTTCGAGCCCGGCATGGCCAAGAATACCTACGGCACGGGGTGCTTCATGCTGATGCATACCGGAACCCAGGCCGTGCCATCACGCCATGGGCTGTTGACGACGATCGCGTGGGAGCTGGACGGTGCCGTCGAGTACGCGCTGGAAGGCAGCATCTTCGTCGCCGGCTCGGCGGTGCAGTGGTTGCGCGACGGCTTGTTGATGCTGCAGCACGCCAGCGATTCGCAGGCCTGCGCGGAGAGCGTGGATTCGAGCGAAGGCGTGTACCTGGTGCCGGCTTTCGTGGGGCTGGGCGCTCCGTACTGGCGCAGCGACGTGCGCGGCGCGATGTTCGGTCTGTCGCGCGGGACCCGCAAGGAGCATGTCGTGCGCGCGGCGCTCGAGTCGATGGCCTACCAGTCGCGCGATGTACTGGCTGCGATGGAGGCGGACGCCGGCATTCCGCTGAAGGAATTGCGCGCCGACGGCGGCGCGATCGCCAACGACTTCATGGCCCAGTTCCAGAGCGACATGCTCGGTGTGCCGGTACTGCGACCGCGAGTGGCGGAGACCACCGCGCTGGGCGCGGCCTATCTGGCAGGCCTGGCCGTGGGCTTCTGGGAGAGTCGCGAGCAGCTCGCGGCGTTGTGGCAGGTGGACCGGCGCTTCCAGCCCGTCATGGAAGAGTCCCGCCGTGAGCGGTTGTACCGCGGCTGGCAGGATGCGGTGAACGCCACCATCGGTTTTCGCGTCGACTGA
- the mreD gene encoding rod shape-determining protein MreD, whose amino-acid sequence MNKQRLSLWWFVGTLVFALLSMLVPLPGVLEPFKPYWPALFLLYWSLESEDRVTLGLAFMVGLAADLLNGMVLGEQALRLCALVFIALRFRSRLRFFPMWQQALAVLALLLNDRILLLIVRMLAGASLPPASWWISPFVGAALWPFLFLLLDDLRARLRIQ is encoded by the coding sequence ATGAACAAGCAGCGCCTGAGCCTGTGGTGGTTTGTCGGCACGCTGGTGTTCGCCCTGCTGTCGATGCTGGTGCCGTTGCCCGGCGTGCTGGAGCCGTTCAAGCCGTACTGGCCGGCGCTGTTCCTGCTGTACTGGTCGCTGGAATCGGAGGACCGGGTCACCCTGGGGCTGGCCTTCATGGTGGGCCTGGCGGCGGATCTGCTCAACGGCATGGTGCTGGGCGAGCAGGCCCTGCGCCTGTGCGCACTGGTCTTCATCGCGCTGCGTTTTCGCTCGCGGCTGCGCTTTTTCCCGATGTGGCAGCAGGCACTGGCGGTGCTGGCGCTGCTGCTGAACGACCGCATCCTGCTGCTGATCGTACGCATGCTGGCCGGTGCGTCGCTGCCGCCGGCGAGCTGGTGGATCTCGCCGTTCGTCGGTGCGGCGTTGTGGCCGTTCCTGTTCCTGTTGCTCGACGACTTGCGCGCGCGTCTGCGGATTCAATGA
- the thiE gene encoding thiamine phosphate synthase, producing MPTPQPDRGLYAITDGPRADLLDVVTQVLAGGARLLQYRDLSADTVRRHAEATALRQLCSAHGVPLIIDHDIALALAVGADGVHLGRDDDDPRAVRAALGEHAIIGVSCYGSLPRAQAAARAGASYVSFGAFFPSPTKPLAARVPIDLLRQSAALGVPRVAIGGITPDNGASLVEAGADYLAAITAVFAAADVRTAAQRFADLYSFDRESTR from the coding sequence ATGCCCACACCCCAACCGGACCGCGGCCTGTACGCCATCACCGATGGGCCGCGCGCCGATCTTCTGGACGTCGTCACGCAGGTACTGGCTGGCGGCGCCAGGCTGTTGCAATACCGCGACCTGAGCGCGGATACGGTGCGGCGCCACGCCGAAGCGACAGCGCTCAGGCAGTTGTGTAGCGCCCATGGCGTGCCGCTGATCATCGACCACGACATCGCGCTGGCCCTGGCCGTTGGCGCGGATGGCGTGCACCTGGGCCGGGACGACGACGATCCGCGAGCCGTGCGTGCCGCGCTGGGTGAACACGCGATCATCGGCGTGTCGTGCTACGGCTCGCTGCCGCGAGCGCAGGCCGCCGCGCGCGCCGGCGCCAGCTACGTGTCGTTCGGCGCGTTCTTTCCCTCGCCCACCAAGCCGCTGGCAGCGCGCGTCCCGATCGACTTGCTGAGGCAAAGCGCCGCGCTCGGCGTGCCGCGGGTGGCGATCGGCGGGATCACGCCGGACAATGGCGCCTCGCTGGTCGAAGCCGGCGCCGACTACCTGGCGGCGATTACCGCCGTCTTTGCCGCTGCCGACGTGCGCACCGCCGCGCAACGCTTCGCCGACCTGTACTCCTTCGATCGAGAATCCACCCGATGA